The following proteins are co-located in the Macadamia integrifolia cultivar HAES 741 chromosome 3, SCU_Mint_v3, whole genome shotgun sequence genome:
- the LOC122072819 gene encoding uncharacterized protein LOC122072819 isoform X4: MLWTLFPPCRNSDCVKDASSFLLIFYAVWLMLCLTMHIQSKLSSSVGSRYVEPDIENISEKPGHYDLPESWYNQSTEKFRASRLNILPLGDQEPHKRTAEGMFKYLRFLEKHKRRRQAFKEDQYVGFGGSNVHSVSASDGNNLMDDETSFFPETMFVLNCVPDSALPPTSRAEDNKKKEFYGVLDCLPHVVTQSPAMMERFGIMPDYLRTGFERSKYRGKNGLGGNRKPLGQEQALRMSHKVIAHVLTSMGFQGATEVSMEVLSQFLSCHIRKLGRILKVLTDNYRKQGSAIEILKMFLQTAGYSNLGALVVRAKDGNRTITHQAPQHLRGLQSGFQSQHQCPIVQPQQFPRQMQMQMMHTQNLALQQQQHWDRMRRRQPSTLRSVMSMDKERPMLEVKIENPTELPMDGDSTVSCRHPQMQFRCQQMGGMANLPAQSKHQFKQLASLQIPQLQTQNMVMVRPPPVKVEGFQELMGGDATLKHDSEEHKLMSPSK, from the exons ATGCTTTGGACACTTTTTCCCCCATGCAGAAATTCTGACTGTGTAAAGGATGCCTCtagttttcttctcattttttatgCAGTTTGGTTGATGCTTTGTCTTACCATGCATATCCAATCAAAACTTTCCAGTAGTGTTGGATCAAGATATGTTGAACCGGACATTGAAAATATATCTGAGAAGCCTGGTCATTATGACTTACCAGAGTCATGGTATAATCAGTCTACTGAGAAGTTCAGAGCTAGCAGACTAAATATTTTGCCACTTGGGGATCAAGAACCACACAAGCGAACAGCTGAGGGAATGTTTAAATACCTCAGATTTCTTGAGAAGCATAAGAGGAGGCGGCAAGCATTTAAAGAGGATCAGTATGTTGGTTTTGGTGGTTCAAACGTGCATTCAGTTTCTGCTTCAGATGGCAATAACTTAATGGATGatgaaacatcatttttcccTGAAACAATGTTTGTATTGAACTGTGTGCCTGATAGTGCACTCCCTCCCACAAGTAGAGCAgaagacaataaaaaaaaagagttttatgGGGTTCTTGACTGCTTACCTCATGTTGTAACTCAGAGTCCTGCAATGATGGAAAGGTTTGGTATAATGCCTGACTACCTAAGGACTGGTTTTGAGAGAAGTAAATATAGGGGCAAGAATGGGCTTGGAGGGAACAGGAAACCTCTGGGCCAAGAACAAGCATTACGGATGTCTCACAAGGTGATAGCTCATGTATTGACAAGTATGGGGTTTCAAGGTGCAACTGAAGTTTCAATGGAAGTTTTATCACAGTTTCTCAGCTGTCATATCCGTAAACTTGGTCGTATCTTGAAAGTCCTCACTGATAATTATAGAAAGCAGGGTTCAGCCATTGAAATTCTCAAAATGTTCCTTCAGACAGCAGGGTATAG TAATCTTGGGGCTTTAGTGGTACGTGCAAAGGATGGTAACAGGACAATCACACACCAAGCACCGCAACATCTAAGAGGACTCCAATCCGGATTCCAGTCACAGCATCAGTGTCCCATTGTACAACCCCAGCAA TTCCCGAGACAAATGCAGATGCAAATGATGCATACCCAGAATCTGGCTTTACAGCAGCAGCAACACTGGGACAGAATGCGAAGACGCCAACCATCAACTCTACGCTCTGTTATGAGTATGGATAAAGAAAGACCCATGCTGGAAGTTAAGATTGAGAACCCAACTGAATTGCCAATGGATGGGGACTCCACTGTCAGTTGTAGACACCCACAGATGCAGTTTCGGTGCCAGCAAATGGGTGGTATGGCCAACCTCCCTGCTCAATCCAAGCATCAGTTTAAACAATTGGCTTCCCTTCAAATTCCTCAACTCCAGACACA GAACATGGTGATGGTGAGGCCCCCACCAGTGAAGGTTGAGGGCTTTCAGGAGTTGATGGGTGGGGATGCAACATTGAAGCATGATTCTGAAGAGCACAAGCTAATGTCCCCTTCCAAATA G
- the LOC122072819 gene encoding uncharacterized protein LOC122072819 isoform X1: MLWTLFPPCRNSDCVKDASSFLLIFYAVWLMLCLTMHIQSKLSSSVGSRYVEPDIENISEKPGHYDLPESWYNQSTEKFRASRLNILPLGDQEPHKRTAEGMFKYLRFLEKHKRRRQAFKEDQYVGFGGSNVHSVSASDGNNLMDDETSFFPETMFVLNCVPDSALPPTSRAEDNKKKEFYGVLDCLPHVVTQSPAMMERFGIMPDYLRTGFERSKYRGKNGLGGNRKPLGQEQALRMSHKVIAHVLTSMGFQGATEVSMEVLSQFLSCHIRKLGRILKVLTDNYRKQGSAIEILKMFLQTAGYSNLGALVVRAKDGNRTITHQAPQHLRGLQSGFQSQHQCPIVQPQQFPRQMQMQMMHTQNLALQQQQHWDRMRRRQPSTLRSVMSMDKERPMLEVKIENPTELPMDGDSTVSCRHPQMQFRCQQMGGMANLPAQSKHQFKQLASLQIPQLQTQNMVMVRPPPVKVEGFQELMGGDATLKHDSEEHKLMSPSKYCR, encoded by the exons ATGCTTTGGACACTTTTTCCCCCATGCAGAAATTCTGACTGTGTAAAGGATGCCTCtagttttcttctcattttttatgCAGTTTGGTTGATGCTTTGTCTTACCATGCATATCCAATCAAAACTTTCCAGTAGTGTTGGATCAAGATATGTTGAACCGGACATTGAAAATATATCTGAGAAGCCTGGTCATTATGACTTACCAGAGTCATGGTATAATCAGTCTACTGAGAAGTTCAGAGCTAGCAGACTAAATATTTTGCCACTTGGGGATCAAGAACCACACAAGCGAACAGCTGAGGGAATGTTTAAATACCTCAGATTTCTTGAGAAGCATAAGAGGAGGCGGCAAGCATTTAAAGAGGATCAGTATGTTGGTTTTGGTGGTTCAAACGTGCATTCAGTTTCTGCTTCAGATGGCAATAACTTAATGGATGatgaaacatcatttttcccTGAAACAATGTTTGTATTGAACTGTGTGCCTGATAGTGCACTCCCTCCCACAAGTAGAGCAgaagacaataaaaaaaaagagttttatgGGGTTCTTGACTGCTTACCTCATGTTGTAACTCAGAGTCCTGCAATGATGGAAAGGTTTGGTATAATGCCTGACTACCTAAGGACTGGTTTTGAGAGAAGTAAATATAGGGGCAAGAATGGGCTTGGAGGGAACAGGAAACCTCTGGGCCAAGAACAAGCATTACGGATGTCTCACAAGGTGATAGCTCATGTATTGACAAGTATGGGGTTTCAAGGTGCAACTGAAGTTTCAATGGAAGTTTTATCACAGTTTCTCAGCTGTCATATCCGTAAACTTGGTCGTATCTTGAAAGTCCTCACTGATAATTATAGAAAGCAGGGTTCAGCCATTGAAATTCTCAAAATGTTCCTTCAGACAGCAGGGTATAG TAATCTTGGGGCTTTAGTGGTACGTGCAAAGGATGGTAACAGGACAATCACACACCAAGCACCGCAACATCTAAGAGGACTCCAATCCGGATTCCAGTCACAGCATCAGTGTCCCATTGTACAACCCCAGCAA TTCCCGAGACAAATGCAGATGCAAATGATGCATACCCAGAATCTGGCTTTACAGCAGCAGCAACACTGGGACAGAATGCGAAGACGCCAACCATCAACTCTACGCTCTGTTATGAGTATGGATAAAGAAAGACCCATGCTGGAAGTTAAGATTGAGAACCCAACTGAATTGCCAATGGATGGGGACTCCACTGTCAGTTGTAGACACCCACAGATGCAGTTTCGGTGCCAGCAAATGGGTGGTATGGCCAACCTCCCTGCTCAATCCAAGCATCAGTTTAAACAATTGGCTTCCCTTCAAATTCCTCAACTCCAGACACA GAACATGGTGATGGTGAGGCCCCCACCAGTGAAGGTTGAGGGCTTTCAGGAGTTGATGGGTGGGGATGCAACATTGAAGCATGATTCTGAAGAGCACAAGCTAATGTCCCCTTCCAAATA TTGCAGGTGA